From Pongo pygmaeus isolate AG05252 chromosome 22, NHGRI_mPonPyg2-v2.0_pri, whole genome shotgun sequence, one genomic window encodes:
- the LOC129022546 gene encoding LOW QUALITY PROTEIN: putative uncharacterized protein encoded by LINC00322 (The sequence of the model RefSeq protein was modified relative to this genomic sequence to represent the inferred CDS: inserted 1 base in 1 codon; deleted 2 bases in 2 codons; substituted 2 bases at 2 genomic stop codons), whose product MALLITPAGMVTVNRHSTIPSDTHTSRAKLRFHKPCRNDSESWLSEGRLDTSVQTPCPQHPHIQPSFEPQPLEHSSCLSTCLAGCFLLVPSSPHTHPLLPGSRXLPPPLALLMGTFSPGLAVKPSWVPXFPLLARQSPAXSVGMPLSATTQPGSVGSLHFPKLCSSSPFSEHSDENKATGQGCESRDQRQRPSHLCECPEATKQSATNRAAETNRNVFPLGSEARSLSSRRQESQPRSGSSRRESVSCSPSFWCCWQPLAFLTCGCAAPISAPGVMWPSPRPCCVSPPLVRLQSLGLGPTQI is encoded by the exons ATGGCGCTTTTAATCACCCCAGCAGGAATGGTGACTGTAAACAGACATTCAACAATTCCCAGTGACACACATACCTCCCGGGCAAAACTGCGTTTCCATAAACCTTGCAGAAATGACTCGGAGAGCTGGCTGAGCGAGGGCCGCCTGGACACCAGTGTGCAGACGCCGTGTCCTCAGCACCCCCACATTCAGCCATCCTTCGAGCCCCAGCCCTTGGAACACTCCAGCTGCCTCTCCACTTGTCTGGCGGGATGTTTCCTCCTGGTGCCCTCATCACCCCACACCCACCCTCTTCTCCCAGGCTCCCGGTGACTCCCCCCACCACTTGCTCTGCTGATGGGTACATTCTCCCCAGGTCTGGCCGTGAAGCCATCCTGGGTGCCTTAGTTTCCCCTGCTGGCCAGGCAGTCACCAG CCTCAGTGGGAATGCCACTCTCTGCCACCACCCAGCCT GGCTCAGTGGGAAGCTTGCACTTTCCCAAGTTGTGTTCCTCCAGCCCATTCTCTGAACACTCGGATGAGAACAAGGCTACTGGCCAGGGGTGTGAGAGCAGGGATCAACGTCAGCGACCATCCCATCTCTGTGAGTGTCCTGAAGCTACCAAGCAAAGTGCCACCAACCGGGCGGCTGAgaccaacagaaatgtattccctCTTGGTTCTGAGGCCAGAAGCCTGAGCTCAAGGCGTCAGGAGAGCCAGCCCCGCTCTGGCAGCTCTAGAAGAGAATCCGTTTCTtgctctcccagcttctggtgttGCTGGCAACCATTAGCATTCTTGACTTGTGGCTGCGCTGCTCCCATCTCTGCC CCCGGGGTCA